In uncultured Campylobacter sp., a genomic segment contains:
- a CDS encoding ankyrin repeat domain-containing protein: MKENLTDKTELLEPAKITELILSENLTALKALLAKGWDVNEKLPAQDDLQTPLQIAFYNDKKDALYFLLDEGAKITSELFIEACEYGDDPSLIKRLIKCGADVNAHAHISSLKAAIYGKNEEIALLLIENGFRLVPDGTTLREAAMEGLGKLIERLIQCGFDVNYCEPDTVYPYNASALQAAASYADLALVKRLIELGADLSYEDKYGERAYHYALRNERKEVALYIKSVEPSAWHDDEERLKKLKSYKLPKGLVSLLRSNDRRVLLPGCEYTGFIEFASLGDVREVKWKNKKFLDLLIDADRYGADGFLVWHPSSKMLASADYEHGVFTLLCSFEEFMADPSAAINKIFK; this comes from the coding sequence ATGAAAGAAAATTTAACCGATAAAACCGAGCTTTTAGAGCCTGCTAAAATCACGGAGCTTATTTTGAGCGAAAATTTAACCGCTCTAAAGGCACTTCTTGCCAAAGGCTGGGACGTAAACGAAAAGCTGCCCGCGCAGGACGATTTGCAAACTCCTTTGCAAATCGCGTTTTATAACGATAAAAAAGACGCGCTTTATTTTCTTTTGGACGAAGGCGCAAAGATAACTAGCGAGCTTTTTATCGAAGCTTGCGAATACGGCGACGATCCGTCTTTGATTAAGCGGCTTATAAAGTGCGGCGCGGACGTAAATGCCCACGCTCATATCAGCTCGCTAAAAGCTGCCATATACGGTAAAAACGAAGAAATAGCCCTTTTGCTTATAGAAAACGGCTTTAGGCTCGTTCCCGACGGCACGACGCTTAGAGAAGCGGCTATGGAAGGGCTTGGCAAGCTGATAGAGCGGCTCATTCAGTGCGGTTTTGACGTAAACTACTGCGAACCAGATACCGTGTATCCGTATAACGCATCCGCGCTTCAGGCGGCCGCCTCGTATGCGGATCTTGCGTTAGTAAAGCGCCTTATAGAGCTTGGCGCAGACCTTAGCTACGAGGATAAATACGGCGAGCGCGCCTATCACTACGCGCTGCGAAACGAGCGCAAAGAGGTAGCCCTGTATATAAAATCCGTAGAGCCGTCCGCTTGGCACGACGATGAGGAGCGCCTAAAGAAGCTAAAGTCCTACAAACTGCCAAAGGGACTTGTTTCTTTGCTACGTTCAAACGACAGGCGCGTGTTGCTGCCGGGGTGCGAATATACGGGCTTTATAGAGTTTGCCTCGCTTGGCGACGTAAGGGAGGTAAAGTGGAAAAATAAAAAATTTCTAGACCTTCTTATAGATGCGGATAGATACGGAGCGGACGGGTTTTTGGTATGGCATCCTAGCAGTAAAATGCTAGCTAGCGCAGACTACGAACACGGAGTTTTTACGCTACTTTGTAGCTTTGAGGAGTTTATGGCGGATCCGTCTGCCGCGATAAATAAAATTTTTAAATAA
- a CDS encoding 4-oxalocrotonate tautomerase family protein yields MPFVNIKLAAPEPTKEQKKQIIAEVTDTLARVLGKDPAAVLVMIETLGMDSIGKSGLSLEEIRQNKEKK; encoded by the coding sequence ATGCCTTTCGTAAATATCAAATTAGCCGCCCCGGAACCCACAAAAGAGCAAAAAAAGCAAATCATCGCCGAGGTCACGGACACGTTAGCGCGCGTGCTAGGCAAAGACCCCGCCGCGGTGCTAGTGATGATCGAGACTCTGGGCATGGATAGTATCGGTAAAAGCGGCCTAAGCCTAGAAGAGATCAGACAAAATAAGGAGAAAAAATGA
- the bcp gene encoding thioredoxin-dependent thiol peroxidase, with translation MSEFSKEDLERKITLAAGDTAPQFSLENSDGVSVSLKDFVGKNVVLYFYPKDNTPGCTTEACEFSALYGDFIAKDTVIVGVSPDSVKSHAAFAQKQSLKHILLSDPAHEVAKLYGVWQVKKNYGKEYLGIARSTFVIGKDGKIAKVYKSVKAKKHAAKVLADLVK, from the coding sequence ATGAGCGAATTTTCTAAAGAAGATTTGGAGCGAAAGATCACGCTAGCAGCGGGCGATACGGCGCCACAGTTTAGCCTAGAAAACAGCGACGGCGTAAGCGTCAGTCTAAAAGACTTCGTCGGTAAAAACGTCGTGCTATACTTTTATCCAAAAGACAACACTCCCGGCTGCACGACCGAAGCGTGCGAATTTAGCGCGCTTTACGGCGATTTTATAGCTAAAGACACCGTGATCGTGGGAGTAAGCCCCGATAGCGTCAAATCCCACGCCGCCTTTGCGCAAAAACAGAGCCTAAAGCACATCCTATTAAGCGACCCCGCGCACGAAGTCGCCAAACTCTACGGCGTCTGGCAGGTGAAGAAAAACTACGGCAAAGAGTATCTAGGCATCGCACGCTCGACCTTTGTGATCGGCAAAGACGGCAAGATCGCGAAGGTGTATAAGAGCGTGAAGGCGAAAAAGCATGCGGCGAAGGTGCTAGCTGATCTAGTTAAATAA